The bacterium genome includes the window GACACTACCTCGCGGCTCTCGATCGCGAACTCGACACCGATCCGACCGACACCGATTCGCCGTTCTGACGAGAAACCAGCACTCGCGCGCGACCACGGCTAGATGATCAGATTTCTACGGTTTCTCGTGATCGCCAACATCCACTCGATGACCACCTCGTCACCCGAGACGATCGCGTGGTCACAGCTCCAGTGTGCGTGCGTTTTGGGTCCCACCTTGGCCCAGTAGTTTGCGAGCCCGTCACGTCCGCGCACCGGTGCATGGTCGACGTAGTAGTGGACGACAGCTTCGGAAAATGTCGAGCGCATCAGCGCAGCGTCCGCGGTGTTGCACCCCTCGTAGTATCGGAGGATCGTCTGAACGTGCGGGTGATCGGGAAGTTCCGGCATGCGGTGGCGACTATCGCGCAGACTCACGGGGCGATGCAAGCTTCTCCGAACCAGTGCAGGCTTCGAAGATGGTTCTCGGGTCTTCGGCTCCGAGCCGCTTCACCCCGTTTCGCAGGGTGGATTGCGGGGCTCAGCCGACGAACTCGAATCGCACCGCACCCACGTGCTCGCAGAGGACCTTGCGTTGCTCGTCGTCGAGGCCTGATGCAGGGTCGTAGCGAAAGCCGCCGAACTGGCTGCCCATCGAGGGAAAGCGCTGCAGGGTTCGCTCGCAATGCTCGAAGAATTCGGGTGTACCGACCGGGACCACTTCTCCCATCGTGCTCCGCAGTTTGCCCCGGATCTGGAGATCAGCAGGCCAGGGTGATTGGAAGTTCTTCCACCAGCGCTTGTCATCGCGCTTCGAGATCAGAACGATCACGGCGTCGCCGTCCAGCTGATAACCCACGGGGATCGAGAACGTCCGGCCCGTCTTGCGGCCCGACCAGCCGACGATCATCAAATTCTTCGATGCGACGAAGTGAAGCCGCGACCGCAGCAACGCCATGATGATGCCGTTCAGTGGTGAAAGCAGGTCGTCCAGGGTCACCGCGATCACTCCGCCAGAGAGAGGTGACAGGTTAGCGCCATCGATTCTCTCGGGACGGCTCTTTCCCGCCCGCGGATTCGGACACTTCAGTCATGCGTGGTGCGGGCGGTGGTTTCGGCTGGCTGCACTCAGCCGAACTCAATCCGAATCGTTCAGGTAGGCCTCTGCGAATATGGCTGCGTTCAATCCGCCAGCGATCACGATGCTTACGCCTCCACCGGGTGCAACCCAGTGACCGCAGAGCAGGAGATTCTCGATCGAGGATTGCTGCGGGATCGGGGCTCCTGCCTGATCGGCCGAGTAGCGCCAACCCACATAGGCACCACCGCGATTCTCGGTAAAGCGCTCGATCGTCACCGGCGTGGAGAGCTCGAGTACCTCGGCGTGTGACTCGATATCGTCGATGCCGAGTGCGCGCCCCATCTTCGAGAGGAGCTGAGGCATGAGCTTCTCTTTCATCGCCTTGTAAGCCCGACCGCGATGCCGCCCTTCGCCGGGCGCCTCATCGAACTTGTCGGGTGTGGCCAGCACCATGGTGGCCACGACACTCTTGCCCTCTGGGCAACAGCTCGGGTCAGTGTTGCTGTAGATCGTCGCTATTGCCGATGTCTGCTTGCTGTAGTCACCGGCGGATAGGCAGAGGAATTCCAACAGTGGTTCCATGCCCGATAAGGGGATGACTTGATGAGTCCCCCGGGGGAGACCGAGGGTCCGTCGCTACTTGGAGGCCCATTGGGCCAGGTTCGGGCGCATCTCGATCGCAAACTCGGACTCCCATGCAATGCCCTATATGGACGGCGCCATCGAAGCCGGATGGCGCGCCGTGACGGAGCAAACGGTTGATGCGGGTAGATCGTGACTTTCTCGATCCCCAATCCGTTTGGCAGAGCAGAAGCAGGAATGTGGGTGCCTGAGTCCGGGGCGGGAGGGTTCGGATCGATCGATCATTGGAAGTTGCGTGCGAGCTCGCTCTGCCTGTATCAGCCCCCGCGGGGATGTTAGTGTCTGTATGTCACTAATTTGTTAAGCTGGTGTGACGATGGCGTATCTGGTCGTGCGAAAGGGAGGCCGCGTGGAAGTGCGTGAGGCCCACAACACTGCGAAAGGGCCTCGTTCCCGAATGCTCACGAGTTTCAAGGGCGCCCTCACCCCTCGAGATCTCGACCGGGCCGAGGCAGCCGCCACCCGTCCGATCGACCGGGAGCGACTCCTGGCGCGCGCAAGAGAGCGCGGCGTCCCGATCGAACGGTCCTCCGCCGGCGCCGCTGCGCGGCATCTCCTTTCGCGGTTGCGCAAGGCAGACGGGCTCGATCCCGCCATCGTGACGCTGCTGCGCGAGCAGCTCGAAGAACACGCCGCCGCGGCGGTGCCAGACGAACTAGCGGACGCCGTGGAGTGGCTGGGGGCCAGCGACCACGAGCGCGGCCACGCACTGCGCGACGTGCTGCGGCTCTACGACACGATCGCCCGTTCGCGGGATCCCGTCCGCGAACCGGAGCAGGAGCGCTTTCCCCGATTCGAAGTCCAGCCGGAACGCCGGGCGTCGTGATACTTCTCGATGAGAAGGTCGTCGCGCTCGCGCGAGCTCTCGTGGCTGCAGAGATTCCCCACGCGTTCGGCGGAGCGATCGCTCTGGCCTACCACGCGACCCCGCGCGGTACGAGAGACATCGACATCAACTTGTTTCTGCCCACGAGCGAGTTCGACCGCGTCCTGGCCGCGCTGCAACCGTTGGGCGTTGCGCCGCCCACGGCCGAGATGCGCAGCGTGCTCGAACGAGATGAACAGCTCCGCATGTACTGGGACGATACGCCCGTCGATCTCTTCTTCTCGTACAATGAGCTGCACGACGCATGCGTTGCCAGGAAGCGCAGCGTTCCGTTCGGCTCCGAACAGATCGCCATCCTCAGCGCCGAGGATCTCGCGATCTTCAAGACGCTATTCGCCCGAGACAAGGACTGGCGTGACCTGCGGGAAATGGTCTTCGTCCAGGCTCCGAACTTCGATGCCGACTACGCGACCGGCTGGCTCGAACGAATCCTGCCTCCCGACGACGAACGCATGCTCCGCTTTCGTGAGATTCTGGAGGCTCACGCCGCAGGGTGAGCCGTATCGAGGTGTTCTGTGATTCGCCGGGGTACGTCCCGCAGCCCATCGTCGTGCCCAGGGACCCCGAGATGAGCGATCGGGAACTACGGGGCGTCGCACGCGGGATTGTGCGAAGCGCGTGTTTCGGCCTTCACTCGATCCCCAATCTCTTCATCCTCTTGTAGGCCAGACGCCAACGCTCGGGATCCATACCCGAGGGAGTTCTCCGCGAAACGCGACCTTACGGGCTAGATCGTTGCCCTCTCGCCGCACGGCCGGACATGCATGAAGTGCTCCCGAGTCGCGCGAATGCAGAGCGTCCAGCTCATATGGTCCGATACGAGCTAGTCGATTCCCCTACCATCCGGCGGACGAGGGCAGGGGACGACGACCTCACGTCCCGCGTTTCCGGGTCGAGTTCGACGAGGACCGGGCGACCGTTACAAGCCCAGGGCGACGATGCCGACTGGGCGACGGCCGTCACCGAGGGCGCGTGCGGGCTTTCGGCGATGGCGCGGGACGGTCAACCCGGCTCCTTCATAGGTAGCTCGTGTAGTTCGGCTCGTACATCCGCTGGCGGATGTACGCAGTCGGGTCGGCGGGACGCTCTACTCGCGCGAGCCCGCGCATCCAGGCAACCTCGGCGACTGCGACGGCAATCGACAAGGACACTTCACGAATACGCGAGAATGGGGGATAGACGCGGGCGAGCGCGAGATCCTCGTCGTGGACCTCGGCAGCCAGGCAGCTCGCAGCCTCGAAGAACATCTCGTCCGTCACCTGCCGTGCACCGCAAGCAATGGCGCCGAGTCCGACACCCGGGAAGACATAGGCGTTGTTGCCCTGGCCTGGGACGATGCGACGGCCCTCCCATTCGACGGGCGGGAACGGACTTCCGCTCGCAAAGATCGCGCGACCGCCCGTCCAGGCGATGGCCTGCTCGGCTGTACATTCGGCCTTGGCCGTCGGATTGGAGAGCGCGAAGACGATGGGCCGCTCGTTCAGGCGGGCCATGGTTTCGACGATGCGTTTCTGGAAGGTCTCCGGGGCGCCGGAGACGCCGATCAGAGCGGTGGGCTGTAGCTCCTCGATGGCCGAGAGGAGATCGGGCAACGGAGCATGGTCGTGGGCGTAGGGGAGCTTGTGGTCCGCCAGGTCGTCACGCTCCCGAA containing:
- a CDS encoding nuclear transport factor 2 family protein — translated: MSLRDSRHRMPELPDHPHVQTILRYYEGCNTADAALMRSTFSEAVVHYYVDHAPVRGRDGLANYWAKVGPKTHAHWSCDHAIVSGDEVVIEWMLAITRNRRNLII